Below is a genomic region from Sinobacterium norvegicum.
GGCTGGTCGTGGTGTATTGTAGGTGAACTTTTTTGTCCGGCTGTAACTGCTCCTTAATGGCAAAGGCCGCCAGTGCACCCTCGTGGAAGCCGCTGAGTATCAACTTCTTCTTGCCGGGGTAGTAGTTGATATCACCGACCGCATAAATACCTGGGATCGAGGTTTGAAACTTCTCGGTATCCACTACAACCTGGCGTTTGTGCAGCTCCAACCCCCACTGACTTAACTGACCAAGATCCGGCACCAAGCCAAAGAAAACCAGTAAATCGTCGAGCTGCAGACGGCGGGTAACGCCATCGCTGCCAGTCACCTTGATCGCGACCAAGCGCTCATCATCAAGCACCAACTCACTCACCTGTCCCTGTAAAAATTGCATTTGGTAGTCGTCACACAAACGGAACATTTTATCGACCGAGGCCTTGGCCGCGCGAAATTTTTGCGAGCGATGGATAACCACCACCGAGTTGGCAATTGGCTGTAGCGCCAGCGCCCAATCCAGGGCTGAGTCACCACCACCCAGCACGACCACATCCTTGCCACGATATTGCTCAGGGTCTTTAATGCTATACACCAGCTGCTTGCCCTCTATCGCCTCCGCGCCTGCAGTCTTGAGCTTAACAGGCTGAAACGACCCCATGCCGGCGGCAATAATCACCGACGAGGTAAGAAACCGAGTACCGGTGTTGGTCAGCACCAAAAATCGGCCATCAGCCTGCTTATCCAGCGACACCACCTCTTGATTAAAGTGGAATACTGCCTCGAATGGCGCTATTTGTTGCAACAAATTATCGGTCAATTGCTGGCCAGAAATCGCAGGGCAAGCCGGTATATCAAAGATTGGCTTATTCGGGTAAAGCTCAGCACATTGGCCACCGGGTTGCCCCAAACTCTCAACCACATGGGCTCGAATGCCCAGCAGGCCAAGTTCGAATACCTGGAACAGGCCAACAGGGCCAGCTCCAATAATCAATGCTTCCGTTTCTATAAGCGTCTGCGTTGCTGTTAACTGTGTCATCCTGATTCCTCGGCGATTGCGCTCTTATTGTCATGGTTTGTCGTTGTGGTTGATGACACTGTAAGTAAAGTTCTTGCATAAGAGAAATGAGTAGTTTAGATTTTATTTATCAATAAAACTGATAAGAGGGTCCGCCGTGAAAATCACGTTAAAGCAACTTCGCGTCTTTGATGCGGTGGCCCGCACCGGTAACGTCAGCCGCGCGGCCGAAACAATACCACTCAGCCAATCGGCAACCAGCATGTCGCTGGCCGATTTAGAGCAGCATCTTGGTTCTCCGCTGTTTAACCGTCACGGCAAAAAACTACAACTTAATGACTATGGCCGCTGGCTACACCCGAAAGTTCACCAACTGTTACAACAGGCCGAAGAGATAGAGCTCAGCGCACACAGCGGCGCCCTACATGGCCAGCTTATTGTCGGCGCCAGCAGCACCATTGGTAATTTTTTATTAGCCGCATTAATCGCCGATTTTGTGCAGCAACACCCCGAGGTCGATATCCGTTTAAAGGTCGCTAACAGCGAACAAATCGTCGATGACATGGTGAATCTGCGCATCGACCTCGGCTTGATCGAGGGTATTTGCCACAGCCATCAATTAACCGCCACGCCATGGCGCGACGACCACTTAGTCACCTTTTGCAGCCCGCAACACCCGCTGGCACAGCAGACAAGCATCAGCCTGCAACAACTTGAAGAACAGCAATGGGTGCTGCGTGAGATAGGTTCGGGGACAAGAGAAATTTTTACCATGGCGACTCAGCAAAAGCTGCATCACCTCAAGGTTAAGCTAGAACTCGGCAATAGCCAGGCCATCAAGCAGGCTGTCAAAACCGGGCTGGGGTTAGGCTGTCTGTCGACACTGGCCATAGCCTCAGAGGTCGAACACGGCGAGCTAGTGGCGCTCTCCACCCCCGATCTGTTGATCAGCCGGGAGCTTTTTTTACTTACCGGCAACAGCCAGCATCAGAGTGAACTGAGCCTGAGCTTCCAGCACTTTATCGCCTAGCCATGTCAGTCGATTTAGTCGTGACAATCATGTTGATTGCCTATGATTCAACAACGCTGTCTAAGCCATCACCCGACAGCGGTGAGATCGATTCATCGATATGATCGGTAACCGAATTAGGCAAGGGTTTTTTCGCCCTCACGCCTAATTCCCGAAAGCGCTCTGCCTGCCCGACCAAATTGCCTCGACCACTGTATAGGCTTCGCCAGGCATCATCGTAGGTGGCCTGCGCAGTATTGAGTTGCAGGCCAAGCTTCTCCATTTTTTCAACGAAGACCCGTAACCGGTCATAAACCTTGCCCGCTTGTTCAGCCAGTAATTCCGTACTGCGGTTCTGCTTATCGACCTCCCACAGGCTCGCCACTGTCCGCAGAACGGGAAGTAATGTCGTTGGTGTGACGATGGCAATACGCCGTTCATAGGCCTGATTAAACAATTCGGGCTTTGCCTCCAACGCCATCAAGAATGCCGGTTCAATTGGCATAAACATAAAGACAAAATCCGGGGCGTTGAGGCCTTTAAGCTTCGGGTAATCCTTGTCGCTGAGGCTGTTAATATGATGTTCAATATTCGCCACATGCGATGACATCGCCTGCTGACGCTGAGCATCATCATCGGCGGAGAAATAACGGCTGTAATCGTTCAACGACACCTTGGAATCGATGATAATATGCTTACCGTCCGGCAGGTTGATAATGAAATCTGGGCGACGGTTTTGACTGTCTTGATCCTTAAAATTCGGCTCTCGTTGATACTCTATATCTCTACGCAAGCCGGCCTGTTGTAGCAGTAGCTCAGCATGCTGTTCGCCAAAATTCCCCTGTAGTTTTTTATCCCCCTTCAAGGCCTTGGTTAGATTCGCCGCCTCGTCGGTAATCTGTTGGTTAAGTTTGCGTAGATTATCAAGCTCATTTCGCAGCCCCGCCTGCCCTTGGATCTGTTCACCATGGACAGCATCGACACGCTTTCTAAAACTATCAAGCTGAGTTTTCAATGGCTCTAACAGCCCCCCCAAACCCTTGAGACTGGCATCATCAAACTGCTTAGACTTATCTTCGAAAATTCGTTGCGCCAGCTGATTAAATTCTTGCTTGAGCTGCTGCTTGTTTTCACTCATTAACGTTAATTGCTCACGGTGCTTCATTTCGCTCTGCTCGACAATTTCCTTTAAGCGAGCACTTTCAACTTGAGAGCGTGCTAAATTATTTTGGCTCTCTTCAGTTTTTCGCTCACTTATCTGTAAGCGCGTCTTCAGTTCCCCGAGTTGCTCAAGCTGTCCAGTATAACTGCCGAGCTTTTGTCCCTGTACCTGCAGTTTTTCCCACAGTTTCTCAGCCAGCTGTTTGTGATGCTCGGCCTCTGAAACCGACGACTGTAATTGTTGTTGAGCAATACCATAGTCCTTCTGCAAGGTATTGATTCTCTCATTCAATGCCGACAACAGTGTGCGGCGACTTAACAGCGGGTAAATCAAAGCACCAATCAACAAGACGCTTAATACCCCAATAATAATAAATAACTGTTGCTGTTCCATTGCTAACTCCCTGTCGACAAAAGCATGATGCCTTTAATCATTGAAACCACAACTAACGACTATATTTATCGCCCCAACCGCCGTCACTAAACGGTTACAACGACATTTGTGTTTTTTTATCAATCGATACGCTATATAGTCAAAATCATGTCGCATCAAAAAAATAATAGCGACACAAGAGTGGTGGCTTACAATTTTACCCAAAAGCTTGTTCCGTAACTACGGATTAGTGCATTAAAAAATAATAAAAATAC
It encodes:
- the rmuC gene encoding DNA recombination protein RmuC, which codes for MEQQQLFIIIGVLSVLLIGALIYPLLSRRTLLSALNERINTLQKDYGIAQQQLQSSVSEAEHHKQLAEKLWEKLQVQGQKLGSYTGQLEQLGELKTRLQISERKTEESQNNLARSQVESARLKEIVEQSEMKHREQLTLMSENKQQLKQEFNQLAQRIFEDKSKQFDDASLKGLGGLLEPLKTQLDSFRKRVDAVHGEQIQGQAGLRNELDNLRKLNQQITDEAANLTKALKGDKKLQGNFGEQHAELLLQQAGLRRDIEYQREPNFKDQDSQNRRPDFIINLPDGKHIIIDSKVSLNDYSRYFSADDDAQRQQAMSSHVANIEHHINSLSDKDYPKLKGLNAPDFVFMFMPIEPAFLMALEAKPELFNQAYERRIAIVTPTTLLPVLRTVASLWEVDKQNRSTELLAEQAGKVYDRLRVFVEKMEKLGLQLNTAQATYDDAWRSLYSGRGNLVGQAERFRELGVRAKKPLPNSVTDHIDESISPLSGDGLDSVVES
- a CDS encoding NAD(P)/FAD-dependent oxidoreductase; this encodes MTQLTATQTLIETEALIIGAGPVGLFQVFELGLLGIRAHVVESLGQPGGQCAELYPNKPIFDIPACPAISGQQLTDNLLQQIAPFEAVFHFNQEVVSLDKQADGRFLVLTNTGTRFLTSSVIIAAGMGSFQPVKLKTAGAEAIEGKQLVYSIKDPEQYRGKDVVVLGGGDSALDWALALQPIANSVVVIHRSQKFRAAKASVDKMFRLCDDYQMQFLQGQVSELVLDDERLVAIKVTGSDGVTRRLQLDDLLVFFGLVPDLGQLSQWGLELHKRQVVVDTEKFQTSIPGIYAVGDINYYPGKKKLILSGFHEGALAAFAIKEQLQPDKKVHLQYTTTSPIMHQRLHVEDPMKEDDAA
- a CDS encoding LysR family transcriptional regulator, which translates into the protein MKITLKQLRVFDAVARTGNVSRAAETIPLSQSATSMSLADLEQHLGSPLFNRHGKKLQLNDYGRWLHPKVHQLLQQAEEIELSAHSGALHGQLIVGASSTIGNFLLAALIADFVQQHPEVDIRLKVANSEQIVDDMVNLRIDLGLIEGICHSHQLTATPWRDDHLVTFCSPQHPLAQQTSISLQQLEEQQWVLREIGSGTREIFTMATQQKLHHLKVKLELGNSQAIKQAVKTGLGLGCLSTLAIASEVEHGELVALSTPDLLISRELFLLTGNSQHQSELSLSFQHFIA